One Vicia villosa cultivar HV-30 ecotype Madison, WI linkage group LG5, Vvil1.0, whole genome shotgun sequence genomic window, ATATTGAATATGCGTTATttataacttttttaaaatataatcttcATAGCATTACATATATTtggtaaaaaaaaacataaaaaagatACATTTTAAAAAGGCAAAATTATACccagggtcctttaagttattttattgtaacaagTTGGTCCTTGATGTTTTTTTCGCTACAAGttggtcctttatgttaactaacgtCTGTACAGTTAACCTTTTTCATAAACTTCGTTCCAAAAAAATCGAAGTGACACTAATGGTATTGATGTATCACTTAACATACGTTAGAGACCATCATTGAATCCTATAataaaattttcagaattttttagagcataaaaatatttttaaaataattaaaatgcacacaaaagaaataaattaaataaaaataataaaacagaaaataaaattctcagaAAATTACACAAAATGTAAAATGAGACGaaatatttttaggaattttttcataatttttggaccAACAATgagtttaatatgaattttaaaatttaaaaacgaaataaaataaaattaataaaacagaaaaaaggTCAACGATGCATACattagttaacataaaggactaacttatagaaaaaaatataaaagaccaacttgttacaataaaataacttaaaggaccctgaATATAATTTTGCCTTTTAAAAAATAGCTTTAAATGAAGTaaaactttataatttttttaataagttttttatttaaattccttatctttttgctaaaccttatatatataaattttataaataacaaCTAAGAATATAAATTTCAAATGCAATACAGTCATTGATAgagtttaaataataataatttttgtatAATAATTCTTGCAAAATATTgagaaataatttgttataacCTTTTTTTAATATGACTTTTAAAACATtcgatatattttataaataaatatattttttaaatattgctgttataaaattatatatatctgGAATagatttttattacaaaaattcatataaaaatatggtttattaaaatttagtttaaataacttatctttttaaataatataatcttactatattaaaatattttagaaaaagttataaataaacactacaagaaaaatgcCCTTTGGTGACGGTCATTTTTGAATGTTTTACCTACAGACAACAAAAACCGTCACTAATTCttattttaatagttttatttattcaactttatttatctttattattattattattattttaaactcAGATCTCTCTCTTTTGACAAAATTCGAAAAACCTTCTCCAAATGCGCCACTCGTCTCTCTCTTTCTCGTGCCGACAAAACGCGAAGAACTTTCACATAAGCGCTTTTCCAAACACGCTTTTTTCTCAAATCGATTCTCACTGAAGTTCTCCAACGTTGCTTTTTCCCCAAATCGTTCAATCGCTCGAACCCTAAAATCGTTCAATCGCTCGAACCCTAAAATTGTTCAATCTCTAAACCTCAAAATCCTTCAAATCGCGTAAACCTCAAAATTGCTCGTCCTTATTTCAATCTCAACTCTTTTAGCTTCAACCTAAATCACTTGAATCGTATCAATTGCTCAAACCTTAACAATCAGATCTGAATCGTTTcaacatcaaaatcaatcatttgaattgctcaATCATCAAATCTTTTGTGTGAGCTCTGTTTATCATATCATGCTATAGGAGTTGTagttcaaataattcaatttgatGTTTTTCATGCCTTTAAGGTCGAAGACATCGCCATTATTGCGCCTCGCCGTCACCGACACAAATCAGGTACTATAAACTTTTAAAACtagtttaaatgtatttttgaatGTTTATCTGACTATTGATTTCATCTAAAATTTGTTGTTTTTGTCACTAATTTATACTTGTTATTGAATTTGAGTTCATGGTTATGCGTTAGTTTTGTCATGCCGAGGAAGACCGTTGTTATTTTTCTAGTTGTGTATTCATTTATTGTTGGTAATTACTTGCATTCACCAATTTCGGTTTCCAATTGCATGTGTATTTACTTGCATTCACCACCTTCTTGTGGCAACTATCTGAAGCTGAGATGCTGTATGAGATGAGAGGGTCTTACTACGCACAATGCTTCCAGCTCTACGATCTCATTTGCAATTACATTGTTAATTCTATATATTGGTTGTGCACCATATAGTTTATTTCACCATAATATTTATTCATGTAATCTAATGCCGTATGTATCAGACAACAAGCTTATTATATTCCAAATTTTACAGGAATTGATGGCGTGGGATTGGGACTTGTTTCGCATCATCACCAACTCGGAAggtttctcttcatttcacctttTTTTAGACCTACTAGCATTTCACGTTAACTCATATATGTAATaatgaaatattaattttgttattttttgttcATTCAAGGATATTTGATTTGTGGTGCTTGCATATTCCATTTGCCGATCGAACACCATTTACAGGTTATTTTTGCTTCTACTACTCATCTTCAACTCTCTTACCATATACATTATGTTTCTTTTTCAGTACTTTATTCCATCATTATTTATTTTCATGTTGCAGACCTTGTGAAATTAGTTGAGACAACAGTTAGGTTAGAGTATCAGCGTTCACCAAATAGGCCCATATATCTCGTAGGAGAATCTCTAGGAGGCTGCCTTGTACTGGTTGTTGCCGCTCGTAACCCTCATATTGATCTTGTACTAATTTTGGCAAATCCAGGTAACTTTTTAGCTTTTACTGATATAGATAAGATTTATTAGCTTTCCTTTTACGGATTTTATACTAATTTTGGAAAATTCAAGTAAGATGTCTGTTATTGCCTAAGAATAAGCTGGAGATTAGTGTTTTATGAGTGATGCCATTTATTGGAAATGGTTCAGTGAAAATGCATTTCATAGCTAGAGCTTTGAGTGAGAGTTCCTTAACAATATCCAAGTTATTTTTGCTATAGTAAATCACTTAAAGAATCACAAAGTACCTGATCTGACCATGACCTTCCTATTTGGCAGCTACTTCTTTCGGCAGGTCCCAGGTGCAACTTCTAACACCATTGTTGGACGCTTTGCCTGCCACACACTTTCCTGCTCTACCTAACATTCTCAGTTTGAGTGCAGGCATGTGAGTGATGACTTGTTTGACTGCATCTTGCAGATTATTTAGTCTTGAAGTTTCAGCCATCTTCAACCCTTCATTCCCGAACCTTGCCTTTGTTCTATACTACCTTGCGTAGCTAAACTCGAGCTCTCAATCACTACTGCATGATGACTGTCATGTAAGATGCTGCACGGGTTACTCTACTCAAACTAGAATTTATGTACCATTACTATATTTGCACTATCTTAAGAAGTTCTTTAAAAACACAAATCGAATCGCATTTCTCCCAGAGAATCAAATCAAAGAAGAAAATGAACTTGAACACAAGCAGTGAGGTTGAAACTCATACCAAGCTTGACGAACTCTGTAACTTCGACAAAAAATGCCTCTTTGATCTCGGCCATCCTCTCGTTAACCGCATCGCCGAAAGCTTCGTCAAAGCTGCCGGAATCGGAGTCGTTCAAGCCGTTTCTCGCGATGCTTATTTCTCAGCCATTGACGGTTTCTTAACACTTCCTCATCTTAATTCAtttcataatttttattatatttatcataCATAACTTGCATGCAAGCTTGCTTCATTGTTATTATTGTAATGTGTTGTTTTTAGGTACCAGAACCGATAACAATGGCGTTAAAGCTTCTTCGGATGGATCAGCCGCTGGAAAACGCCGTTTGCTGGGACTTAGAGGTATACATCCATCATCCATGCCACACTcatttgttagggtttatgtaagttaggaaaatattaacataactttttggttttggttttgtgtatttaggagagACCAGTAACAAATCTCTTGAGGCTATGGTGAGTTGGTTACACTTCTCCCTCTAAATTAAGCATGTTGGCTTTATATAGTGGTGAACAAACAACTGAACTTGACACGTTTGATATAATGCCACAATTAAGATGAGTCTTATATCATATTAATTGAGTGGTGTTTTCTGTTaattgtgttgttttttttttctttcattatcAGGTGATTAATGCTAGGAAAGAGTCCTTATAATGGGGTAATGAAATATTCCTTTTACTTACATTATACATATATGCTTCATTTTGTCAATTTTTCAATGATTAATAGTAACTTTTAGTTATTTTATTGTCTATCATTTTTGTTAAGAGTCTTGTATCAATAAAATATGGTCTGGAAATATGTTTACATGTGGAGATAATTTTTACGGTTTTGAAAAGTTATGTTAAGCAGAACCTCATTTCTAAGAATTTTCCTTTTCTAATTGCTCTTGTTTGTGTTAATTCTAAATTCTAAATCGCATATTATTTGATGATTATGAAATTGGAAATAGTAAACATTTTTGGAGACAAAATAATTACCTTTTGTGAACATGAAGTTTAACCCTTAGATATTATTTTGAATTGCAGGAGTGGCTGCAGGATTATATTCAGGTCTAACATATGGGTTGAAGGAGGCTCGCGGAGCTCATGACTGGGTAACGCCATTGTTTTTCTGTGTTTATTAAATGGTTTCCATTTGACATGTTATCATAAGGTTTTAAAAAATGGTTGCAGCTTTGTAAAAGCTTTTGCTGAGTGCGAATTGCAGTCGGTCTTAACTAcaattttttctttaacataaaagCAGTGAATGACACCTATCAACACTGTTTTGTTGCAGTCCTTTTTGTGGATCCTTATAAATGAACACTTCATGCATCAATGCATGATTTTAATGGATGTGGCAGAACAATTTCGCTCGGGTATATGTTACTTCTGTCCATTTTAATGTGCTGCTGTTTCGATCTTGTCAATTACATGGTCCCTTCTTGTGCAGCTGTTTCGAATTAGGATTGCTCGGGTATATGTTACTTCTGTCCGAAATAATTTATGCATATTAGCAATTTCTGTTTCGAATTAATTTAGTGTGTACCAGTTCTTTATGTTCTTGCATATGCCTCTGTTTCAGGAAAATCTTGGTCGCATTCGTAAGACTCTCGCTGACTTCACCAGCTTGAATCACTGAGTAGTTAACATACTACTTCTGTCGGGTGGACTCCATCAATGCTTTCGAGCCTGATGGTTACAAATCCTCTTGATTATGTTGAACCTTTGGGAAAAGCTTGTGCTTCTGGGTTTACACTAAATAAAGCTGGTGCTTCTGGTGGACCGTTTCCCGTGGGTTTACACTAAATTAAGCTGGTGCTTCTGGTGCTTATGTTGAATCCTCTTGAATATTTTACTTGGTCATTGATTAGATTCATACAAAATAG contains:
- the LOC131606819 gene encoding outer envelope pore protein 16-2, chloroplastic-like, translating into MNLNTSSEVETHTKLDELCNFDKKCLFDLGHPLVNRIAESFVKAAGIGVVQAVSRDAYFSAIDGTRTDNNGVKASSDGSAAGKRRLLGLRGETSNKSLEAMVSWLHFSL